CTTGATAAATTTTTACAAGACGCAAAAGAGCTCGACGTGGACGCGATATGTGACGGCAAAGAGGTCTATATAGGTGCGATAATGGAGCACATTGAAGAGGCTGGAATTCACTCTGGCGACTCAGCTTGCATATTGCCACCGATGAGCTTAAGCGCAGAAATGATAAAAAAAGTGGAGAAGCAAACCAGAGATATTGCTCTAAATTTAGGCGTTGTCGGCCTTATGAATATCCAGTTTGCTATCTATGAAAACGAGCTTTATATGATCGAGGTAAATCCTCGCGCGAGTAGAACCGTGCCGTTCGTGAGTAAGGCTACTGGCGTGCCTATGGCAAAGGTGGCGACAAGAGTTATGTGGCAGGGAAATTTACGTGAGGCTCTTAAATTTTATGATGATTACAAGGTTGTTTATGAAGATGGCGATATCCTAAAACCTCGTGTTAGCTCGCATATTTGCGTAAAAGAGTGCGTGTTGCCGTTTAATAAGCTAAGCGGCGCCGATCTCATCCTTGGTCCTGAGATGAAGAGTACGGGTGAGGTTATGGGTATAAGCCACGATTTTGCAAGCTCATTTGCAAAGAGCCAGATCGCTGCAAGCAACACTTTGCCAAGCAAAGGCAGGGTATTTTTAACGCTAGCTGACGCTGATAAATCTTACGCGCCTGATCTTGCAAGAGAGCTAATAGCGCTTGGCTTTAGCATCATCGCAACTGGCGGCACGCATAAAATTTTAAGCGAAGCTGGCGTTGAGGCTGAGTTTGTCTATAAGATAAGCGAAGGCAGACCAAACGTCGAAGATAGGCTAAAAAACGGCGACATCGCACTTGTTATAAATACAAGCGATACAAAATCAAGCGTGGATGATGGCAAAAAGATCCGTCAAAACGTGCTTAGATTTAAAATTCCTTACTTTACAACGATCCGCGCAGCACTTGCTGCTGCTAAGTCGCTAAGTGCAGTTCTAACTGGCAAAGCACTTGAAGTAAAAAGCTTGCAAGAGTATCTAAGCGAGAAATGAGCCAAAAAGAGTGCGTAGTAGAAGCGTTAGCTAGCCTTGGTGGCATGGCAACGCTTTTTGATCTTTATCATAAAACTGATGTTAGCGCTTGGGGTAGTAAAACTCCATTTGCTAGTATAAGACGGATAGTGCAGACTAATAAAGAATTTTATAAGATCAGAACCGGACTTTGGGGACTTTGTGAGTTTAAGGATAAAAATTTAGCCAAAACAGGTGATAGCAAGAGTGAGCAAAATGAGAAATTTACACATTCTTATTTTCAAGGCGTTATCGTTGAGATAGGAAATTTAAGACATTTTCAAACATTCATTCCAGCTCAAGATAAGAACAAAATTTATAAATCAAATAAGAAACTTTGCGAGCTTGTGAGCTTGA
The sequence above is drawn from the Campylobacter concisus genome and encodes:
- a CDS encoding ATP-binding protein; amino-acid sequence: LDKFLQDAKELDVDAICDGKEVYIGAIMEHIEEAGIHSGDSACILPPMSLSAEMIKKVEKQTRDIALNLGVVGLMNIQFAIYENELYMIEVNPRASRTVPFVSKATGVPMAKVATRVMWQGNLREALKFYDDYKVVYEDGDILKPRVSSHICVKECVLPFNKLSGADLILGPEMKSTGEVMGISHDFASSFAKSQIAASNTLPSKGRVFLTLADADKSYAPDLARELIALGFSIIATGGTHKILSEAGVEAEFVYKISEGRPNVEDRLKNGDIALVINTSDTKSSVDDGKKIRQNVLRFKIPYFTTIRAALAAAKSLSAVLTGKALEVKSLQEYLSEK